In one window of Gossypium hirsutum isolate 1008001.06 chromosome A01, Gossypium_hirsutum_v2.1, whole genome shotgun sequence DNA:
- the LOC107916920 gene encoding heterodimeric geranylgeranyl pyrophosphate synthase small subunit, chloroplastic — protein MARALSHIHGSPVFHVPYTPIPTRQFPSQLPCRLFKVTMSSNQSYWTTINADIETHLKQAIPVREPLSVFEPMNHLTFSAPRSTAPALCVAACELVGGHRDQALPAASALQLMYAASFAHEHLPLTQSSRPKSEIQHLYGPNIELLTGDAMIPFGLELLAVSDDPTQKNSDRVLRVMVEITRAIGSQGMVHGQYYEVEPYESSNIRQNERVSEKYEGTLHGCAAACGAILAGGSEVEIEKMRRYGLYIGKIQGMIRRDERNSKDLKELVEETRKLATNELRGFNEAKVEAISKLF, from the coding sequence ATGGCCAGAGCTCTCTCCCACATCCATGGCAGCCCAGTATTCCATGTTCCTTACACACCGATTCCCACACGTCAATTTCCTTCCCAATTGCCTTGTAGGCTTTTCAAAGTCACCATGTCAAGCAACCAATCTTATTGGACCACCATAAACGCTGACATTGAAACTCATCTCAAGCAAGCCATACCGGTACGAGAACCCCTCTCTGTTTTCGAACCCATGAACCATTTGACGTTTTCCGCCCCACGGAGCACTGCTCCTGCATTATGCGTGGCCGCCTGCGAGCTTGTCGGGGGTCACCGGGACCAAGCTTTGCCCGCGGCATCAGCACTTCAGCTCATGTATGCAGCTTCCTTCGCTCACGAACACCTTCCCTTGACCCAAAGCTCTAGGCCCAAATCCGAGATCCAACATCTCTACGGTCCAAACATTGAGTTACTCACCGGGGACGCAATGATACCATTCGGGCTCGAGCTGTTGGCCGTATCGGATGATCCGACTCAAAAGAATTCGGATCGAGTATTACGTGTAATGGTCGAGATCACACGTGCTATAGGCTCACAGGGCATGGTTCATGGACAATATTACGAAGTGGAACCTTATGAATCAAGCAATATCAGACAAAACGAACGTGTTAGCGAAAAATACGAAGGCACATTACACGGTTGCGCGGCCGCGTGTGGCGCGATATTAGCAGGCGGAAGTGAAGTGGAGATAGAGAAAATGAGAAGGTACGGTCTATACATAGGAAAAATACAAGGAATGATAAGAAGAGATGAAAGAAACAGCAAAGATTTGAAGGAATTGGTGGAGGAGACTAGAAAATTAGCCACCAATGAATTGAGAGGTTTCAATGAGGCAAAGGTTGAAGCAATATCTAAGTTATTTTGA
- the LOC107918123 gene encoding probable beta-1,3-galactosyltransferase 4 isoform X1, which translates to MGWKSKGLESNAKSFVTKKWTLLLCVGCFCAGMLFSDRMWTVPEAEDKVVSLETGVKDERLKLVTEGCDPIQKDVKRGSKNILGEVSKTHNAIQTLDKTISNLEMELAAARAMQESIINGSPISDGLKIPESSGKRKYLMVVGINTAFSSRKRRDSVRATWMPQGEERKKLEEEKGVVMRFVIGHSATSGGILDRAIEAEDRKHGDILRLEHVEGYLELSAKTKTYFATAAALWDADFYVKVDDDVHVNIATLGATLARHRSKPRVYIGCMKSGPVLAQKGVRYHEPEYWKFGEEGNKYFRHATGQLYAISKDLASYISINQHVLHKYANEDVSLGSWFIGLDVDHIDDRRLCCGTTDCEWKAQAGNICVASFDWTCSGICRSVDRMRDVHRRCGEGKNALRTATF; encoded by the exons ATGGGTTGGAAGAGTAAAGGATTGGAGTCAAATGCAAAGTCTTTTGTGACTAAGAAGTGGACTCTTTTGCTTTGCGTTGGCTGTTTTTGTGCTGGGATGCTCTTCTCCGATAG AATGTGGACAGTGCCTGAAGCTGAAGATAAGGTTGTATCACTAGAAACCGGGGTTAAAGATGAAAGGTTAAAACTAGTTACAGAGGGTTGTGATCCGATTCAA AAGGATGTGAAGCGCGGATCGAAGAATATACTTGGGGAAGTTTCAAAGACTCATAATGCTATACA AACACTGGATAAAACCATATCGAATTTGGAGATGGAGTTAGCTGCTGCAAGGGCCATGCAGGAATCCATAATTAATGGCTCTCCCATTTCGGATGGCCTGAAAATCCCTGAATCGAGTGGGAAACGGAAATATTTAATGGTCGTAGGTATTAATACTGCTTTTAGCAGCAGAAAACGAAGAGATTCAGTTCGTGCTACTTGGATGCCTCAAG GAGAAGAACGAAAGAAGCTTGAAGAAGAGAAGGGAGTTGTAATGCGATTTGTAATTGGTCACAG TGCTACCTCAGGGGGTATCCTTGATAGGGCTATTGAAGCTGAAGATCGGAAGCATGGTGACATTCTGAGGCTG GAGCATGTTGAGGGTTACCTCGAATTATCAGCAAAGACAAAGACATACTTTGCCACTGCCGCTGCTTTGTGGGATGCTGATTTCTATGtaaaagttgatgatgatgtGCATGTAAATATAG CGACACTTGGAGCAACTTTGGCTAGACATCGGTCCAAGCCAAGGGTTTACATTGGTTGCATGAAATCTGGTCCAGTTCTTGCTCAAAA GGGAGTAAGATACCATGAACCTGAATATTGGAAATTCGGTGAGGAGGGAAACAAGTATTTCCGTCATGCTACGGGGCAGCTATATGCCATCTCTAAAGATTTGGCATCATACATATCCATTAACCA GCATGTGCTGCATAAGTATGCCAACGAAGACGTTTCACTGGGATCATGGTTTATCGGGTTGGATGTCGATCATATAGATGACCGCAGACTGTGCTGTGGTACCACAG ATTGTGAATGGAAGGCTCAAGCGGGCAACATCTGTGTTGCTTCATTTGACTGGACCTGCAGTGGTATTTGCAGGTCAGTCGACAGGATGAGGGATGTTCATCGGCGGTGCGGAGAAGGGAAGAATGCTTTACGGACTGCAACTTTCTAA
- the LOC107918123 gene encoding probable beta-1,3-galactosyltransferase 4 isoform X2: MGWKSKGLESNAKSFVTKKWTLLLCVGCFCAGMLFSDRMWTVPEAEDKVVSLETGVKDERLKLVTEGCDPIQKDVKRGSKNILGEVSKTHNAIQTLDKTISNLEMELAAARAMQESIINGSPISDGLKIPESSGKRKYLMVVGINTAFSSRKRRDSVRATWMPQGEERKKLEEEKGVVMRFVIGHSATSGGILDRAIEAEDRKHGDILRLEHVEGYLELSAKTKTYFATAAALWDADFYVKVDDDVHVNIATLGATLARHRSKPRVYIGCMKSGPVLAQKGVRYHEPEYWKFGEEGNKYFRHATGQLYAISKDLASYISINQHVLHKYANEDVSLGSWFIGLDVDHIDDRRLCCGTTAA; encoded by the exons ATGGGTTGGAAGAGTAAAGGATTGGAGTCAAATGCAAAGTCTTTTGTGACTAAGAAGTGGACTCTTTTGCTTTGCGTTGGCTGTTTTTGTGCTGGGATGCTCTTCTCCGATAG AATGTGGACAGTGCCTGAAGCTGAAGATAAGGTTGTATCACTAGAAACCGGGGTTAAAGATGAAAGGTTAAAACTAGTTACAGAGGGTTGTGATCCGATTCAA AAGGATGTGAAGCGCGGATCGAAGAATATACTTGGGGAAGTTTCAAAGACTCATAATGCTATACA AACACTGGATAAAACCATATCGAATTTGGAGATGGAGTTAGCTGCTGCAAGGGCCATGCAGGAATCCATAATTAATGGCTCTCCCATTTCGGATGGCCTGAAAATCCCTGAATCGAGTGGGAAACGGAAATATTTAATGGTCGTAGGTATTAATACTGCTTTTAGCAGCAGAAAACGAAGAGATTCAGTTCGTGCTACTTGGATGCCTCAAG GAGAAGAACGAAAGAAGCTTGAAGAAGAGAAGGGAGTTGTAATGCGATTTGTAATTGGTCACAG TGCTACCTCAGGGGGTATCCTTGATAGGGCTATTGAAGCTGAAGATCGGAAGCATGGTGACATTCTGAGGCTG GAGCATGTTGAGGGTTACCTCGAATTATCAGCAAAGACAAAGACATACTTTGCCACTGCCGCTGCTTTGTGGGATGCTGATTTCTATGtaaaagttgatgatgatgtGCATGTAAATATAG CGACACTTGGAGCAACTTTGGCTAGACATCGGTCCAAGCCAAGGGTTTACATTGGTTGCATGAAATCTGGTCCAGTTCTTGCTCAAAA GGGAGTAAGATACCATGAACCTGAATATTGGAAATTCGGTGAGGAGGGAAACAAGTATTTCCGTCATGCTACGGGGCAGCTATATGCCATCTCTAAAGATTTGGCATCATACATATCCATTAACCA GCATGTGCTGCATAAGTATGCCAACGAAGACGTTTCACTGGGATCATGGTTTATCGGGTTGGATGTCGATCATATAGATGACCGCAGACTGTGCTGTGGTACCACAG CTGCATAG